A region of the Thioploca ingrica genome:
GTGTAGAAGAGGAACGCCAGCGAGCAGACGAAGCGATTAAAGCCGAACGAGCCTTTTTACAAAACGTCATTGATGGTGTTCCTGATCCGATTATGGTCATTCAAGCAGACTATCAAATTATCCTCATGAACCGTATTGCTCGTGAAATGGCGATGGTACCCATTTCCGCTAATTCATACGGCTCGTGTTATCAATTTACTCGTGGTTTATCAGAGGGTTGTGGTATTGCCGATCATAGTTGTCCAATGGAAGAGGTGCGTAAATTGGGCAAGACCGTTACGATAGAACATGAATATCAAGACATTCAAGGCTATCATCGGGTGATTGAAATTTCCGCCGCTCCATTATGGGATACTGAAGGTCACTTAGCGGGTATTATCGAATCATCACGAGATATTACCGAAAGAGAACGCGTTAGGAAAAAACTTTTAGATAATCAGTCACATCTAGATTATCTCGCTCATCACGATCCCTTGACTGATTTACCGAATCGCTTGTTATTTCATGAACGTTTACATCAAGCGATTGTCAATGCACAAGCCAATCAAACCAAAGTAGCCTTACTTTTTCTCGATTTAGATCGCTTTAAAAAGGTGAATGATACCTTGGGGCATCAAATCGGTGACTATCTCTTGAAAGTGGTTGCCCAACGATTACAAACGAGTGTGGGACAAGCGGGCACGGTGGCTCGTTCCGGCGGCGATGAATTTACTATTTTTATAGAAGGGGTCGAAGATATTTATCCTATCGCTAAAATTGCGCAGCGAATTATCGCCGAACTGGCTCACCCGTTTGAAGTCAATCATTATGAATTTTATATTGGTACCAGTATTGGAATTAGTTTCTATCCGACTGACGGCAGAGACGTTGAAACTTTACTTAAACATGCTGATAGCGCAATGTATTTAGCTAAAGCACATGGTCGAGGTAATTATCAATTTTTTACCGCAGAATTAAACCGTAAAGCCATGCGCCATCTCATGTTAGATACCCGGTTGCGTAAAGCTTTGGAACAGGAAGAATTACAAGTATTTTATCAACCCCAAGTGAATCCCAGTAATGGTCGCATTGTTGGGATGGAAGCTTTGGTTCGCTGGCCTTATTCCCCAACTGAGTTTATTTCGCCGGCCGAATTTATTCCCGTTGCCGAAGAAATGGGTCTCATTGTGCCTTTAGGCGAATGGGTACTCCGAACGGCCTGTATTCAAACTAAAATTTGGCAAGATGCCGGCTTGAACCTGCGAGTTGCAGTTAATCTTTCCGCGCAACAATTTCGCCAACAAAATTTATTAGAGAAAATCATGATGATTCTCTCTGAAACTGGACTGAGCCCAGATTATTTAGAACTGGAACTCACCGAAAGTACTTTCTTAGAAGGTGCCGAAGCAGCTATCAGTTTAATGAATAAAATCAAAAAATTAGGTATCAACTTATCGCTGGATGATTTTGGCACCGGTTATTCTTCTTTAAGTTATCTCAAACGCTTTCCTTTAGATAATCTTAAAATTGCTCAAGAATTTGTCCGTGATTTAACCACGGATCCCTGTGATGTCGCCATTGCCGAAGCCATTATTTCACTTGCCAGGCGTTTAGGTTTAAAAATCATAGCTGAAGGTGTAGAAACTCAAGAACATCTTACTTTTTTTCAAACTCACCATTGTGATTTGGTACAAGGTTATCTGTTTAGCCGTCCTTTACCAGCATTAGAATTTACTGAATTGCTTAAAAAGAATTCCTCTTGAGAAATCGTTCTCAGAAGAGAAATGGATATTGATTAGCGTTCAATATCTCTTTGATTGCAGGAATATTTTCTTCCCAATTGGACAAAGGGGAATTGAGGGGGATTTTTAGATTTCAACCACCTAAATCCCCCCTAATCCCCAATGCCATTAAGTTAAGCTAGGGCGAACACGTCGGTTCGCCCCTACAGCCCATAAATAC
Encoded here:
- a CDS encoding sensor diguanylate cyclase/phosphodiesterase, GAF and PAS domain-containing, translated to MRLFLSYKRQIKWVSLIIIFLLIMPVLGWTISSLPFFEELTYYPPIYIFIKIFTIVMAMLIFAVGWNTYNKKLPRNIIILSTAFLGVGLFGFAHLLSYRGIADFIAPGNSGPTIDFWLMARLFAVLALLAIAVLSDKPLMASRFTRYKLLSGVLLMTVFLAGLQFFYNDIFLLSFLPNEEFIQIEVIINYITVALGIIAAILFYLRMQQPQSYDLVSLFAASIVMVLSNFFFTLTSYDLFNLLSHVYQLIAYLFLYRAIFESAIRKPYQQLYKSQKKLEKAQSALRQSEFRYRTVSELTSDYGYAFQVAADGNLIQEWVTEAFHRITGFTPGEIDNLGGVVTLIHPDDIPLALQHRDILLSNQPDVSEFRLIAKNGEIRWILNYGRPQWDSLANRVVRIIGAAQDITSRHREEERLAKLNQCFTSFGPKFGENINRLVALGGELMGAHFAVYSRLEQGLLHSCGSWQTPPDYHSSCPPAGRICAAVIGNEGDNVVVIQHLPNTPYAQTDPRVEQYQLQTYIGQVVKCEQQRLGALSLFYYQPVELSQSDKKLIGIIAAAIGVEEERQRADEAIKAERAFLQNVIDGVPDPIMVIQADYQIILMNRIAREMAMVPISANSYGSCYQFTRGLSEGCGIADHSCPMEEVRKLGKTVTIEHEYQDIQGYHRVIEISAAPLWDTEGHLAGIIESSRDITERERVRKKLLDNQSHLDYLAHHDPLTDLPNRLLFHERLHQAIVNAQANQTKVALLFLDLDRFKKVNDTLGHQIGDYLLKVVAQRLQTSVGQAGTVARSGGDEFTIFIEGVEDIYPIAKIAQRIIAELAHPFEVNHYEFYIGTSIGISFYPTDGRDVETLLKHADSAMYLAKAHGRGNYQFFTAELNRKAMRHLMLDTRLRKALEQEELQVFYQPQVNPSNGRIVGMEALVRWPYSPTEFISPAEFIPVAEEMGLIVPLGEWVLRTACIQTKIWQDAGLNLRVAVNLSAQQFRQQNLLEKIMMILSETGLSPDYLELELTESTFLEGAEAAISLMNKIKKLGINLSLDDFGTGYSSLSYLKRFPLDNLKIAQEFVRDLTTDPCDVAIAEAIISLARRLGLKIIAEGVETQEHLTFFQTHHCDLVQGYLFSRPLPALEFTELLKKNSS